One genomic window of Trichlorobacter lovleyi includes the following:
- a CDS encoding tetratricopeptide repeat protein, giving the protein MYTLISFATQWGSKYGGINSFNTDFLSALGVAYHLGIQVVCVVTSATSEEIEQARNAYVTLIPLPYSPTDKLLSATHAQTALNELKRRDIVFDPTRTVWLGHDRITGAAAIAAAQQAGGRAVLMHHMSYDHYESYAENSATAKDKVEEQKALFRQADIAMAIGPVLRDALSDILGAVKSAHMLVPGLADISLREAPKTFTAFLSGRLNDETARIKQGHLGVAAFAQAHRKVCDDGMPDGLCRPPKLVLRGVDFETQAGSPSNTTTTDAETELKRFAQGYAQSVINLQALPYTHDRQVVYDELSGSSVALMPSWHEGFGLVAWEAIAAGVPLIIGENSGVYRLLEELYPGSGTGCVYPVKVRGDVDHPFFREEDLQAVMLELIKIANKPGDARRKAGALRNILEKHTWPNCAEEAVQVFGWNVRKGSVPPVTPEQIAAVLNVPEPSAQASVADSTPLQIPARQWKAGGGLADSQLLRAEEALVPFDPARQPDLDTLNSWLDDREWPNAVRLITGAGGLGKTRLALELCQQRVTNGWHTGFLDAQLEPREMKRAWEQLYAFDMPVLVVIDYAETRQPVLLAFVKAILQQPGKHPVRILLLARDGGEWWDNLPSKDSCCEALLSGYATTGPYTLSPLHPEEEGRRHAYRQALNAFADALGVSVPEVTPELAGEHFGRPLYLQMAALLALHGERPTTAEGLTRALLNHERRYWNRLLTNFVFSEPEQQAQQLLALTTLAGGFDTPRDAQIYWNKTGATKLSPAEFSSLFKALVPLYPGKQGLQAVRPDLLGEALVAQALVGPDAPRLLDAVLANGSPQVIRCHSLTILARLSGKHPDLHETLSDALARHFAHCYREILTVAIETNGYLSVLAENAFSRLQQAEKGQIAGLLEPQLKEESIGLAELGCLVSEYLVEKAYKKMQQKQNKDTQTHYTGMLINFSVSLHRVGRNDQSLVYALKAVELIREYYALNTKYFEHVYSTALGNYSNCLTYTGKYEAALEPARQALEIRKRLTQKNPDESGYAISLNNYAILLSEIGQNTEAIEYARHAMEIRQRQAQKKPAIFDPDYATTLSNYSNRLAEAEQNNDAIEYARKALTIRLRLAKQNPDRYASDYAASLSNYSSRLCDVGNYEEALDYANQSFEIHKLLVQKNPDRFECEFAMSLSNLSLLLSVVGKNDDAYRYTLQAVGIYQRQVLKTPRLIVEKLFNINCLLVFMNWLSFSVKNTDLQNIFAIPTGVPCHRQQRIKLYSSFVLACCFAAPVIRENYFDQVIIFWNTLSRADRVGAEPYWLCSAAWCAKYAPAAVVELDWETDWQKFAKQRQGRIPHWMLEVARRLEFQWPDWTEQSDEPTTPVAGQP; this is encoded by the coding sequence GTGTACACTTTGATCTCTTTTGCCACACAATGGGGAAGCAAATACGGCGGTATCAATTCGTTCAACACTGATTTTCTGAGCGCCCTTGGGGTTGCCTATCATCTTGGCATACAGGTTGTTTGCGTTGTAACCAGTGCCACCAGCGAAGAGATTGAACAAGCACGCAACGCCTACGTAACCCTGATCCCCCTTCCATATTCTCCAACAGATAAACTGCTTTCAGCAACACATGCGCAGACAGCACTTAATGAGTTGAAGCGCCGTGATATCGTTTTTGATCCCACTAGAACAGTATGGCTCGGCCATGACAGAATTACCGGTGCAGCAGCCATTGCAGCGGCACAACAGGCTGGTGGACGAGCTGTTCTGATGCATCATATGAGCTATGACCACTACGAATCGTACGCGGAAAATTCAGCCACAGCGAAAGATAAGGTTGAGGAACAAAAAGCTCTTTTCCGGCAGGCCGATATTGCGATGGCAATCGGACCTGTCTTGCGTGATGCGCTGAGCGACATTCTGGGTGCAGTAAAGTCGGCCCACATGTTGGTCCCTGGTTTGGCTGACATATCGCTCCGTGAAGCGCCCAAGACATTTACCGCCTTTCTCAGTGGACGGTTAAACGACGAGACCGCTCGTATCAAGCAAGGGCACCTCGGCGTTGCCGCATTTGCTCAGGCGCATCGCAAGGTATGCGATGACGGCATGCCGGACGGTTTGTGCAGGCCGCCCAAGTTGGTGTTGCGGGGCGTTGATTTTGAAACTCAAGCAGGCTCGCCCTCAAACACAACCACAACTGACGCGGAAACAGAACTCAAGAGATTTGCACAAGGCTATGCTCAAAGCGTTATTAATCTACAGGCGCTGCCGTACACGCATGACAGGCAGGTGGTCTATGATGAACTGAGTGGTTCGAGCGTAGCGTTGATGCCATCCTGGCATGAAGGATTCGGGCTTGTTGCATGGGAAGCCATTGCGGCAGGTGTGCCGTTGATCATAGGTGAGAATAGCGGGGTATACCGTCTGCTGGAAGAACTGTATCCGGGCAGCGGCACAGGGTGTGTATATCCGGTAAAAGTTAGAGGGGATGTAGACCATCCCTTTTTCCGTGAAGAAGACCTGCAGGCCGTAATGCTGGAACTTATCAAAATTGCCAACAAACCGGGAGATGCTCGACGCAAGGCTGGTGCATTACGGAATATTCTTGAAAAGCATACCTGGCCGAATTGTGCAGAAGAGGCTGTTCAGGTCTTTGGTTGGAACGTCCGGAAAGGTAGCGTGCCACCTGTTACCCCTGAACAGATTGCAGCAGTGCTGAACGTTCCTGAACCGTCCGCCCAAGCCTCAGTAGCAGATTCTACACCCTTACAGATTCCTGCAAGACAGTGGAAAGCCGGTGGAGGTCTGGCCGATAGCCAGTTGTTGCGGGCAGAAGAGGCGCTGGTGCCGTTTGACCCTGCCCGTCAGCCCGATCTTGACACCTTGAACAGTTGGCTTGATGATCGGGAATGGCCTAACGCAGTCCGGTTGATCACTGGTGCAGGTGGGTTGGGTAAGACCCGCCTGGCTCTGGAGCTTTGCCAGCAGCGTGTGACAAACGGTTGGCACACCGGTTTTTTGGATGCCCAACTTGAACCGCGAGAGATGAAACGGGCTTGGGAACAACTTTATGCTTTCGATATGCCCGTATTGGTTGTTATCGACTATGCCGAAACCAGGCAGCCGGTACTGCTTGCCTTTGTTAAAGCAATCCTTCAACAGCCCGGCAAACATCCCGTCCGGATACTGCTGCTTGCCCGTGATGGCGGAGAATGGTGGGACAATCTGCCGAGCAAAGATTCTTGCTGCGAGGCCTTGCTCTCCGGCTATGCCACAACAGGACCATATACGCTGTCGCCGCTGCATCCAGAAGAGGAAGGCCGTCGTCATGCGTATCGCCAGGCATTGAACGCTTTTGCCGATGCTCTGGGGGTGAGTGTACCGGAGGTTACGCCTGAGCTGGCGGGAGAGCATTTCGGGCGACCGCTTTATCTGCAGATGGCTGCCTTGTTGGCACTGCACGGCGAACGCCCAACCACTGCAGAAGGTTTGACCAGGGCGCTGCTTAACCATGAACGCCGCTACTGGAATCGTTTGCTCACCAATTTTGTTTTCAGTGAACCGGAACAGCAAGCTCAGCAACTGTTGGCGCTGACTACCTTGGCGGGCGGCTTTGACACCCCGAGAGATGCCCAGATATACTGGAATAAAACGGGTGCAACCAAACTGAGTCCCGCTGAATTTTCTTCTCTATTCAAAGCTCTGGTACCACTTTACCCCGGCAAACAAGGCTTGCAAGCAGTACGACCTGACCTTCTTGGAGAGGCGTTGGTTGCACAAGCTTTAGTTGGCCCTGATGCTCCTCGCTTACTGGATGCTGTCCTGGCAAACGGCTCGCCACAGGTGATTCGCTGCCACTCCCTGACCATACTGGCCCGACTATCAGGCAAACACCCAGACTTGCATGAGACACTGTCAGATGCTTTGGCCCGACATTTTGCTCACTGTTATCGCGAAATATTGACTGTAGCGATTGAAACCAATGGATACCTGTCAGTTTTAGCAGAAAACGCCTTTTCACGCTTGCAACAGGCAGAAAAAGGTCAGATTGCGGGATTACTAGAGCCCCAACTTAAAGAAGAATCAATTGGTTTAGCCGAGCTAGGATGTCTGGTGTCAGAATATCTTGTAGAAAAAGCTTATAAAAAAATGCAACAAAAGCAAAACAAGGACACTCAAACTCATTACACAGGTATGTTGATAAATTTTTCTGTATCACTCCACCGAGTAGGGCGCAATGATCAGTCTCTAGTCTATGCTCTCAAGGCAGTTGAGCTAATTCGTGAATATTACGCTTTAAACACAAAATACTTTGAGCATGTCTACTCAACAGCACTAGGCAATTATTCTAACTGTCTAACGTATACAGGGAAATACGAAGCTGCTCTAGAGCCTGCCCGCCAAGCTTTGGAGATCCGCAAACGACTAACCCAGAAAAATCCTGATGAATCCGGCTACGCGATCTCATTAAATAACTACGCTATTTTATTGAGTGAAATTGGGCAAAACACAGAGGCCATTGAATACGCTCGTCACGCAATGGAAATTCGCCAACGCCAGGCCCAAAAAAAACCAGCTATATTCGACCCTGACTACGCAACAACATTAAGTAATTATTCAAATAGACTAGCTGAAGCAGAACAAAATAATGATGCTATTGAGTACGCCCGTAAAGCACTGACAATTCGCCTTCGACTGGCAAAGCAAAACCCAGATCGTTATGCATCAGACTATGCTGCGTCATTAAGCAATTATTCTAGTCGATTGTGTGATGTTGGAAATTACGAAGAAGCCTTGGATTATGCTAATCAATCATTTGAAATACACAAACTACTTGTTCAAAAGAATCCCGATCGTTTTGAGTGTGAATTTGCCATGTCACTGAGCAATCTTTCCTTGTTGTTAAGTGTAGTCGGCAAGAATGATGATGCCTACAGATATACCCTGCAGGCTGTAGGCATTTATCAGCGACAAGTTTTGAAGACCCCTCGACTAATTGTCGAAAAGTTATTCAATATAAACTGCTTGTTGGTTTTTATGAATTGGTTGTCATTTTCTGTCAAAAATACTGATTTGCAAAATATATTTGCTATTCCAACGGGAGTCCCCTGCCATCGCCAACAACGGATAAAACTGTATAGCTCATTCGTTCTTGCATGCTGTTTTGCTGCTCCCGTAATACGTGAGAATTATTTTGACCAAGTCATTATATTTTGGAATACATTGTCACGAGCAGACAGAGTGGGTGCAGAACCCTATTGGTTGTGCTCGGCGGCATGGTGTGCCAAGTATGCTCCTGCTGCCGTGGTCGAGCTGGATTGGGAAACCGACTGGCAAAAATTTGCCAAACAACGGCAAGGCCGCATTCCGCACTGGATGTTGGAGGTGGCACGACGGCTGGAATTCCAATGGCCCGATTGGACGGAACAATCCGATGAGCCGACAACACCTGTGGCAGGTCAACCATGA
- a CDS encoding PilZ domain-containing protein yields the protein MSTRKFSRVPFHVTATATVGGRSFQGKVSNLSMNGLFLETAERLPEGQAADLVITLEGTEPEIAVAFQGRVCRITEDGIGFHFEKIDLDSYTHLRNIIAYNMADAEKVMDEIFTNIEEKISSGV from the coding sequence ATGAGTACCAGAAAATTCTCCCGTGTGCCATTTCATGTCACTGCGACCGCTACAGTCGGCGGGCGCAGCTTTCAGGGCAAGGTCAGTAACCTCTCCATGAACGGGCTGTTTCTGGAGACAGCAGAGCGGCTGCCGGAAGGGCAGGCCGCCGATCTGGTCATCACCCTGGAAGGGACGGAGCCTGAAATAGCGGTTGCCTTTCAGGGGCGGGTCTGCAGGATTACCGAGGATGGTATCGGCTTTCATTTTGAAAAGATCGACCTGGATTCCTATACCCATCTGCGTAACATCATCGCCTATAACATGGCCGATGCAGAAAAGGTGATGGATGAGATCTTTACCAATATCGAAGAGAAAATCTCGTCAGGGGTCTGA
- the mnmH gene encoding tRNA 2-selenouridine(34) synthase MnmH, with translation MARTIPFDPSLLETHCIIDARTPLEFAEDHLPGAINVPILTDAERVEIGTLYKQQGPQPARVRGLELTCHRFPAIIATVTEAAKGRPVLVYCWRGGLRSESIALLLEMTGYPVVKLAGGYKSFRSLVTSFFASVSLPVQLVVLHGMTGSGKTEFLQQLPAERYTTIDLEGLARHRGSAFGSLGLGEQPPQKRFETLLWNAFRKAPADRPIVVEGESKRIGRVTLPGDLYEVMAASTKVWCEVSVGTRVKRLSAEYAREEYRQPMAEALERIRKKLGGPQYTELQHKLAAWDIPGVAQDLIEQYYDKLYYRVRKWEPEGTINLEDYAAAEKELAVICNEES, from the coding sequence ATGGCCCGTACGATCCCGTTTGACCCCTCACTGCTTGAGACCCACTGTATCATCGATGCCCGCACGCCACTGGAGTTTGCGGAAGACCACCTGCCCGGCGCCATCAATGTGCCGATCCTGACCGATGCTGAACGGGTGGAGATCGGCACCCTCTACAAGCAGCAGGGGCCGCAACCGGCCCGTGTCCGCGGACTGGAACTGACCTGTCACCGCTTTCCCGCCATTATTGCCACGGTAACTGAAGCAGCCAAGGGACGACCGGTACTGGTCTACTGCTGGCGGGGCGGCCTGCGCAGTGAATCGATCGCCCTGCTGCTGGAGATGACCGGCTATCCGGTGGTCAAACTGGCCGGTGGCTACAAATCGTTCCGCAGCCTTGTCACCTCCTTCTTTGCCTCGGTCAGCCTGCCGGTACAACTGGTGGTGCTGCACGGCATGACCGGATCAGGCAAGACCGAATTCCTGCAGCAGCTACCCGCAGAACGTTACACAACCATTGATCTTGAAGGGCTGGCCAGACATCGCGGCTCAGCCTTTGGTTCGCTGGGGCTGGGTGAACAGCCGCCCCAGAAACGGTTTGAGACCCTGCTCTGGAACGCCTTCCGCAAGGCCCCGGCTGACCGCCCGATTGTGGTGGAGGGGGAAAGCAAACGGATCGGCCGGGTGACCCTGCCCGGTGACCTGTATGAGGTCATGGCAGCCAGCACCAAGGTCTGGTGTGAGGTGTCCGTGGGCACCAGGGTCAAGCGCCTGTCTGCCGAATACGCCCGGGAGGAATACCGCCAGCCGATGGCAGAGGCGCTGGAGCGGATCAGAAAAAAACTGGGTGGACCGCAGTACACGGAGCTGCAGCACAAACTTGCAGCCTGGGATATCCCGGGGGTGGCCCAGGACCTGATCGAGCAGTACTACGACAAGCTCTATTACCGGGTCAGAAAATGGGAGCCGGAAGGGACCATCAATCTTGAAGATTATGCTGCTGCAGAAAAGGAACTGGCCGTTATCTGTAACGAGGAATCGTGA
- a CDS encoding FAD-dependent oxidoreductase, with product MKKLWSSMASALLVIACAIPAFAEKVMDTDIAVVGGGLSGLAAATQATQLGAKVIVLEKQASVGGTGKFCEGLFAAESKLQKRIGINVTKDFAFKLIMDYGHWKNNGALAKHFVDRSAETLDWLEAMGIKFEYVGVGGHGGPLTWHVIAPGPDYISGKDKHDYHCQRIINVFERYVKEHGGQVLLQTPGTDLIKDGGKVVGVWAKDKSGEKIRINAKAVVVATGGFANNKEMMKKYYPEYPDITVVGNIGKDGDGIRMGEKAGAELEGMHTMQGYRPGLPGFHPADQMIALAVQPYFWVSPRGERYTDESSIVFWPYSNNALVRIGGIAYSIYDDATRKLAVEQGIEMPLGEWVIAGTKLVKWEDSFNKELARKRGNVFKADTIEELAKQLNMKPEVLQASVDKMNKAAESRDDELFGKPAKFLRKIATGPFYATKLTPRHLGTLGGMKVTRDNQVVDAKGEPISGLYAVGTDSGGMYGDSYDLLLGGGTAGYAVNSGRFAAEHAVKSFKQ from the coding sequence ATGAAGAAGCTGTGGAGCAGTATGGCTTCGGCCTTGCTTGTGATCGCCTGCGCGATCCCGGCATTTGCCGAAAAGGTGATGGACACCGACATAGCCGTGGTAGGTGGCGGTCTTTCCGGTCTGGCAGCTGCAACCCAGGCCACCCAACTGGGTGCCAAGGTGATCGTGCTGGAGAAGCAGGCCAGCGTGGGTGGCACCGGCAAGTTCTGTGAAGGTCTCTTTGCTGCGGAAAGCAAGCTGCAGAAGCGGATCGGCATCAACGTCACCAAGGACTTTGCCTTCAAGCTGATCATGGATTACGGCCACTGGAAGAACAACGGCGCCCTGGCCAAACACTTTGTTGACCGCTCGGCCGAGACCCTTGACTGGCTGGAAGCAATGGGGATCAAGTTTGAGTATGTCGGTGTCGGCGGCCACGGCGGCCCCCTGACCTGGCACGTAATTGCTCCCGGCCCGGACTACATCTCCGGCAAAGACAAGCACGACTACCACTGCCAACGCATCATCAACGTGTTTGAGCGCTACGTCAAAGAGCATGGCGGTCAGGTGCTGCTGCAGACCCCCGGTACCGACCTGATCAAGGACGGCGGGAAGGTGGTGGGCGTCTGGGCCAAGGACAAGTCCGGCGAGAAGATACGTATCAACGCTAAGGCCGTGGTTGTGGCCACCGGCGGTTTTGCCAACAACAAAGAGATGATGAAGAAGTACTATCCCGAATACCCCGATATCACCGTCGTGGGTAACATCGGCAAGGATGGCGACGGCATCCGGATGGGTGAAAAGGCCGGTGCTGAGCTTGAAGGTATGCATACCATGCAAGGCTATCGTCCCGGTCTGCCCGGCTTCCATCCGGCCGATCAGATGATCGCCCTGGCAGTGCAGCCCTATTTCTGGGTTAGCCCCCGCGGCGAGCGCTACACCGATGAATCCAGCATCGTCTTCTGGCCCTACTCCAACAACGCCCTGGTACGGATCGGCGGTATAGCGTACTCGATCTATGACGACGCAACCCGCAAGCTGGCGGTTGAACAGGGGATTGAAATGCCGCTGGGTGAATGGGTTATCGCCGGCACCAAGCTGGTCAAGTGGGAGGATTCCTTTAACAAAGAGCTGGCACGCAAGCGCGGTAATGTCTTTAAGGCTGATACTATTGAAGAGCTGGCCAAACAGCTGAACATGAAGCCTGAAGTATTGCAGGCCAGTGTTGACAAGATGAACAAGGCCGCCGAGAGCCGCGACGATGAGCTGTTCGGCAAGCCGGCCAAGTTCCTGCGTAAGATCGCCACCGGCCCCTTCTATGCCACCAAGCTGACCCCGCGTCACCTGGGCACCTTGGGCGGCATGAAGGTTACCCGCGACAACCAGGTTGTTGACGCCAAAGGTGAGCCGATTTCCGGCCTGTACGCCGTCGGCACCGACTCCGGCGGTATGTACGGCGATTCCTACGACCTGTTGCTGGGTGGCGGCACTGCCGGCTACGCTGTCAACTCCGGCCGTTTTGCCGCGGAGCATGCTGTCAAGTCCTTCAAGCAGTAA
- a CDS encoding cytochrome c3 family protein, protein MKTSFLKLLMMLAVLGTSISGANALTVGGPHATMGFKCADCHKTDAPQAGPTNEACLSCHGSYEQLAAKTKPKHIANPADKEAHANPHKSHMGEINCTDCHRTHKPSELVCGQCHTFDFVPK, encoded by the coding sequence ATGAAAACGAGTTTCCTGAAACTGCTGATGATGCTGGCCGTACTGGGCACGAGCATTTCCGGCGCCAACGCACTCACTGTTGGCGGTCCCCACGCCACAATGGGCTTCAAGTGTGCTGATTGCCACAAGACCGATGCGCCACAGGCAGGTCCAACCAACGAGGCATGCCTGTCCTGCCACGGCAGTTACGAACAACTGGCCGCAAAAACAAAACCGAAGCATATCGCCAACCCGGCAGACAAAGAGGCCCATGCCAACCCGCACAAATCACATATGGGCGAGATCAATTGCACCGATTGCCACCGCACCCACAAACCGTCGGAACTGGTCTGCGGACAGTGCCATACCTTCGACTTTGTGCCTAAATAA
- a CDS encoding class II fructose-bisphosphate aldolase, with product MEKKQVHYSELGLVNTKEMFAKAMAGKYAIPAYNFNNLEQLQAIVVACVETNSPVIIQVSKGARSYANETMLRYMAMGAVQMARELGSTIPICLHLDHGDSFELCKSCVDSGFSSVMIDGSHLPYDENVALCKKVVEYAHQFDVTVEGELGVLAGIEDEVSAEHSTYTKPEEVEDFVKKTGVDSLAISIGTSHGAYKFKAGQPVPPLRFDILAECEKRLPGFPIVLHGASSVVQEYVELINQNGGKMEGAVGVPEEQLRQAAASAVCKINIDSDGRLAVTAKVREYFGKDPKEFDPRKYLGAARNELIKLIKHKNETVLGSAGKA from the coding sequence ATGGAGAAGAAACAGGTGCATTACAGCGAGCTGGGTCTGGTCAACACCAAAGAGATGTTTGCCAAGGCAATGGCAGGTAAATATGCCATTCCGGCCTACAACTTCAATAACCTGGAACAGCTTCAGGCAATTGTGGTGGCTTGCGTTGAAACCAATTCTCCGGTGATCATTCAGGTCTCCAAAGGGGCCCGCAGTTACGCCAACGAGACCATGTTGCGCTATATGGCCATGGGAGCGGTGCAGATGGCCCGTGAGCTGGGTTCCACAATTCCGATCTGCCTGCACCTGGATCATGGTGACTCTTTTGAACTGTGCAAATCCTGCGTAGACAGCGGCTTCTCGTCGGTCATGATCGACGGTTCCCATCTGCCCTATGACGAGAACGTGGCGCTCTGCAAAAAGGTGGTCGAGTATGCCCATCAGTTTGATGTGACCGTGGAGGGTGAACTGGGCGTACTGGCCGGGATTGAAGATGAGGTCTCTGCCGAACACTCCACCTACACCAAGCCGGAAGAGGTGGAGGACTTTGTCAAAAAGACCGGGGTGGATTCACTGGCCATCTCCATCGGCACCAGCCATGGCGCTTACAAATTCAAGGCCGGTCAGCCGGTACCGCCGCTTCGCTTTGATATCCTGGCCGAGTGCGAAAAACGCCTGCCCGGTTTCCCGATCGTGCTGCACGGTGCCTCTTCGGTGGTGCAGGAGTACGTGGAGCTGATCAACCAGAACGGCGGCAAGATGGAAGGGGCCGTTGGCGTGCCGGAGGAGCAGCTGCGTCAGGCGGCAGCCAGTGCCGTCTGCAAGATCAATATTGATTCCGACGGTCGTCTGGCAGTCACCGCCAAGGTGCGGGAATACTTCGGCAAGGATCCCAAAGAGTTTGATCCCCGCAAATATCTGGGAGCGGCACGTAACGAACTGATCAAACTGATCAAGCATAAGAATGAGACCGTATTGGGATCTGCCGGCAAAGCCTAA
- the gluQRS gene encoding tRNA glutamyl-Q(34) synthetase GluQRS gives MERFCTDPAQVIGRFAPSPTGPLHTGSLVAAVGSWLMAKRAGGQWLLRIDDLDGPRCRQEFEDDILRTLERFGLCWDGAITRQRDNSAAYAGAFERLRELGAVYPCGCSRAEIARSASAPHPGEEIPYPGSCRSGLPAGREPRAWRLRTAGVEVAFDDLRHGRITTELERSGDFVVKRAEGFFAYQLAVVVDDHLSGVNQVVRGDDLLDSTPRQVWLHQLLGWPLPAYCHLPLVTAPDGGKLSKRDAAVSLADGRLTGKESELLGWALDFLGLAVPDALRGADCAELLNWAREACYPSKCIGR, from the coding sequence ATGGAACGTTTTTGCACAGACCCAGCTCAGGTTATTGGCCGTTTCGCTCCGTCTCCAACCGGTCCGTTGCATACTGGATCACTGGTGGCTGCGGTGGGCAGTTGGCTGATGGCGAAACGTGCCGGCGGGCAGTGGTTGCTGCGGATTGATGATCTGGATGGTCCCCGCTGCCGGCAGGAGTTTGAGGACGATATCCTGCGGACCCTGGAGCGGTTCGGCCTCTGCTGGGACGGTGCCATTACCCGCCAACGTGACAACAGCGCCGCCTATGCCGGGGCCTTTGAACGTCTGCGGGAACTGGGGGCCGTCTATCCCTGCGGTTGCAGCCGGGCCGAGATCGCCCGCAGCGCCTCTGCCCCCCATCCCGGCGAAGAGATTCCCTATCCCGGCAGTTGCCGTAGTGGCCTGCCGGCCGGGCGTGAACCGCGGGCCTGGCGGCTGCGCACCGCAGGTGTAGAGGTTGCCTTTGATGACCTGCGCCACGGCAGGATAACCACCGAACTGGAGCGGAGCGGAGACTTTGTGGTCAAACGGGCGGAAGGTTTTTTTGCCTATCAACTGGCGGTGGTGGTGGACGACCACCTGAGCGGCGTCAATCAGGTGGTCAGGGGGGATGACCTGCTGGACTCAACCCCGCGGCAGGTCTGGCTGCATCAACTGCTGGGCTGGCCGTTACCGGCTTACTGTCACCTGCCGCTGGTAACCGCTCCCGATGGGGGCAAGCTCAGTAAGCGGGATGCTGCGGTCTCACTTGCCGATGGCAGGCTGACCGGCAAAGAGTCTGAGCTGTTGGGCTGGGCCCTTGATTTCCTTGGACTGGCAGTGCCGGATGCACTGCGCGGGGCGGACTGCGCAGAGTTGTTGAACTGGGCGCGGGAGGCATGTTATCCCTCAAAATGTATCGGCAGGTAG
- a CDS encoding ATP-binding protein — MSTSIPELERLMSAPYEDEHLEFKEAKNQYDTTKLYRYCVALANEGGGKLILGVTDKLPRYVVGSTAFPNTSDIQAKIFEKLRFRVDVEEVSHPDGRVLVFQIPSRPAGTAYQFEGAYLMRSTEDTVSMTEDRLRCIFNEGKADWLAQITLKECSADEVVRLLDSQSYFDLLKLPYPANREGVLDRFERERLIVRQGEQWGITNLGAILLAKRLDEFPDLARKAPRVIVYDSTNKLHTRLDKPGTKGYAVGFEGLIDFINGQIPSNEVIETALRHEVKMFPEIAVRELVANALIHQDFMESGSSVMVEIYADRVEIANPGKPFIPPERFIDEYQSRNERLADLMRRMGICEEKGSGVDKVIHAAEVYQLPAPDFRVGERHTKAILFSHKEFEEMDRNDRIRACYQHCCLRYVMNQKMSNQSLRDRFKLPERKTESVSRVIRDAMVAEIIKLADPTITSLRYRSYVPFWA; from the coding sequence ATGAGCACCAGCATTCCTGAACTTGAACGCCTGATGTCGGCTCCCTATGAAGACGAGCACCTTGAATTCAAGGAGGCCAAGAACCAGTACGACACTACCAAGCTGTACCGGTACTGTGTGGCGTTGGCAAATGAAGGAGGCGGCAAACTGATTCTCGGCGTGACTGACAAGCTGCCTCGTTATGTGGTCGGCAGCACTGCCTTCCCTAATACCAGCGATATCCAGGCCAAAATATTTGAAAAGTTGCGCTTCCGGGTTGATGTTGAAGAGGTGAGTCACCCCGACGGGAGGGTGCTTGTCTTTCAGATCCCGTCACGACCGGCAGGTACCGCCTACCAGTTTGAAGGCGCATATCTGATGCGTTCCACTGAGGACACGGTTTCCATGACTGAAGACCGGTTGCGTTGTATCTTCAATGAAGGCAAGGCAGACTGGCTGGCACAAATCACCTTGAAGGAATGCAGCGCCGATGAGGTGGTCAGACTGTTGGATTCTCAGAGCTACTTTGACCTGCTTAAACTCCCCTATCCGGCCAATCGGGAAGGTGTTCTGGATCGTTTTGAGCGCGAACGGTTGATTGTCAGACAGGGAGAACAGTGGGGTATTACCAATTTAGGGGCTATTCTGCTGGCGAAACGGCTTGACGAATTCCCCGATCTAGCCCGTAAAGCGCCGCGGGTGATTGTGTACGATAGCACGAACAAGCTGCACACCCGCCTGGATAAGCCGGGTACCAAAGGGTATGCCGTTGGTTTTGAAGGGTTGATAGATTTTATCAACGGCCAGATTCCCAGCAATGAGGTGATCGAAACTGCTCTGCGTCATGAGGTTAAGATGTTTCCGGAGATAGCTGTCCGCGAATTGGTGGCAAATGCCCTGATTCATCAGGACTTCATGGAAAGCGGCAGCTCCGTCATGGTTGAGATTTATGCGGATCGTGTTGAGATTGCCAACCCCGGTAAACCGTTTATTCCGCCCGAGCGTTTTATCGACGAGTATCAGTCACGCAATGAACGGCTTGCCGACCTGATGAGGCGCATGGGAATCTGTGAGGAAAAAGGGAGCGGCGTGGACAAGGTTATCCATGCTGCCGAGGTATATCAGCTTCCTGCCCCTGATTTCCGTGTTGGTGAGCGACATACCAAGGCGATTCTTTTCTCTCACAAAGAATTTGAGGAGATGGATCGTAATGACCGTATCAGGGCTTGTTATCAGCACTGTTGCCTCAGATACGTCATGAATCAGAAGATGAGTAACCAAAGCTTGCGAGACCGTTTTAAGTTGCCGGAGAGGAAGACAGAGTCTGTGTCACGGGTAATCAGGGATGCGATGGTCGCTGAAATTATTAAGCTGGCAGACCCTACGATTACTTCGCTCAGATACCGCAGTTATGTGCCGTTCTGGGCGTAG